Proteins co-encoded in one Prevotella sp. E13-27 genomic window:
- a CDS encoding IS4 family transposase produces the protein MNAGNTVFSQLMSLIPDYELRKCIDRYRGDFHARRFTCRDQFLVMSYAQLTSSASLRSIEAQLTAFNSKLYHAGLKVMPKSTLADMNEKKDWRIYQDYAMVLVERAKVLYKDEYYRLGIDNMVYAFDSSTINLCLHLCPWAKFHHDKGAFKMHTLIDVKNNIPNFIMLTPGNVHDTQAMDSLPVEAGAYYLMDKGYVDFDRLFRLFQQQKAYFVTRAKDNMKYSVFEAREVDRQTGVISDESISLTGLFTAKKYPDLLRLVVYEDFAQNVVYRFLTNDFTLEAITIAELYRERWTIETFFKWIKQHLHIKTFYGTSQNAVFTQIWIAICDYLLLIIALKMYHIEQNLYIFSNVIGQVLFERTPLNELFDKPIINQNPEDDRQLSLW, from the coding sequence ATGAATGCCGGAAATACTGTATTCTCGCAACTGATGTCTCTCATCCCTGACTACGAGCTCAGGAAATGTATTGACAGATATAGAGGGGATTTTCATGCAAGACGATTCACTTGCCGTGACCAGTTCCTTGTCATGAGTTATGCTCAGCTGACCAGCAGCGCAAGCCTTCGTAGCATAGAGGCTCAGTTGACTGCTTTCAACTCCAAGTTGTATCATGCCGGTCTGAAGGTGATGCCCAAGTCCACTCTCGCCGACATGAACGAGAAGAAGGACTGGCGTATCTATCAGGACTACGCAATGGTACTTGTCGAGAGGGCTAAAGTCCTGTATAAAGATGAATACTATCGGTTGGGAATTGACAATATGGTGTATGCCTTTGACAGCAGTACCATCAACCTGTGTCTGCATCTCTGTCCATGGGCGAAGTTCCATCATGACAAAGGTGCTTTCAAGATGCACACTTTGATTGATGTAAAGAACAACATACCCAACTTCATCATGCTTACTCCTGGCAATGTGCATGATACTCAGGCTATGGACAGCTTGCCTGTAGAAGCAGGGGCTTACTATCTGATGGATAAAGGCTATGTGGACTTTGACCGTCTGTTCCGTCTCTTCCAACAGCAGAAGGCTTACTTTGTAACCAGAGCAAAGGACAACATGAAATATTCCGTATTCGAGGCAAGAGAGGTTGACAGGCAGACTGGCGTCATCTCTGACGAGTCCATCAGTCTTACTGGTCTCTTTACAGCCAAGAAGTACCCTGATTTGTTGCGTCTGGTCGTCTATGAGGACTTTGCGCAGAACGTAGTGTATCGATTCCTGACGAATGACTTCACCCTTGAAGCAATTACCATTGCGGAACTGTACCGAGAGCGCTGGACTATCGAAACGTTCTTCAAATGGATCAAGCAGCACCTGCACATCAAGACGTTCTATGGGACGTCCCAAAACGCAGTCTTCACACAGATATGGATTGCCATCTGTGACTACCTGCTGCTTATTATTGCTCTGAAGATGTATCATATCGAACAAAATCTTTACATATTCTCTAATGTCATCGGCCAAGTTCTCTTTGAGAGGACTCCGCTGAATGAACTTTTTGACAAACCAATTATTAATCAAAATCCGGAAGATGACCGCCAACTTTCGCTTTGGTGA